One Paucidesulfovibrio longus DSM 6739 genomic window carries:
- a CDS encoding ferredoxin yields the protein MAIIIDENECIGCETCVELCPDVFEMNEETEKAVVKVPNSDLDCVDEAIDSCPSEAISRE from the coding sequence ATGGCCATCATCATTGATGAGAACGAATGCATCGGTTGCGAAACTTGCGTTGAATTGTGCCCGGATGTTTTTGAAATGAATGAAGAAACAGAAAAAGCAGTCGTCAAGGTTCCCAACTCCGACCTGGACTGCGTGGACGAGGCCATTGACAGCTGCCCCAGCGAGGCTATCTCTAGAGAGTAG